In a genomic window of Lagopus muta isolate bLagMut1 chromosome 2, bLagMut1 primary, whole genome shotgun sequence:
- the LOC125689085 gene encoding ankyrin repeat domain-containing protein 9-like produces MASNQASMQDDQSRHCKFLSYMFYQAVRDHKPVWMLEDMRTMEYFYWEENASLRTYSPSEALLYAVVHNHLPYAQYLLSHFPEEALKVPGEHFCYCPSSAPHLAMAVTYDRRDILGLIIKIAHKLPSLNSYINRTGCFHLEDGKTPLHLACELLRSETVLILLGNGASPRIEDSKGLTPLDVILEQMWDSKVNMATKKLCLDYLLLFMPNPQFKMRKVLQDHPEHWTALLGEEKFNSLVGNAPASLYLQAMQTILQTLPPSHFPKSIQELPIPQALKPLPSYGKKQSTKNVHH; encoded by the coding sequence ATGGCCAGCAACCAGGCCAGCATGCAGGATGATCAGAGCAGGCACTGCAAGTTCTTATCCTATATGTTCTACCAGGCTGTGAGAGATCACAAGCCTGTGTGGATGCTGGAAGACATGAGAACTATGGAGTATTTTTACTGGGAGGAGAATGCCAGCCTAAGAACATACTCACCTTCAGAAGCCCTTCTCTACGCAGTGGTGCATAACCACCTGCCTTATGCTCAGTATCTGCTGTCTCATTTTCCAGAGGAGGCTCTCAAGGTACCCGGAGAACACTTCTGCTATTGCCCATCCTCTGCTCCTCACTTGGCCATGGCTGTCACATATGACAGGAGAGATATCTTGGGGCTGATCATCAAAATCGCGCACAAGCTCCCCAGCTTAAACTCGTACATCAACAGGACTGGCTGCTTTCATCTAGAAGATGGGAAGACACCCCTGCACCTCGCCTGTGAACTGCTGAGGTCGGAGACAGTCCTCATCCTCCTCGGCAATGGAGCTTCTCCCAGGATAGAGGACAGTAAAGGGCTTACCCCGCTGGACGTCATCCTGGAACAGATGTGGGACTCCAAAGTCAACATGGCAACAAAGAAGCTCTGCCTTGACTACCTCTTGCTCTTCATGCCCAACCCACAGTTTAAGATGCGGAAAGTTCTACAGGATCATCCGGAGCATTGGACAGCTTTGCTGGGGGAAGAGAAATTCAACAGCCTGGTGGGCAACGCACCTGCTTCTTTATATCTGCAAGCTATGCAAACTATTCTCCAGACTCTGCCTCCGTCCCACTTCCCTAAAAGCATCCAGGAACTACCTATACCTCAGGCACTAAAGCCCTTACCATCCTATGGCAAAAAGCAATCGACAAAAAATGTG